Proteins co-encoded in one Malus sylvestris chromosome 9, drMalSylv7.2, whole genome shotgun sequence genomic window:
- the LOC126583271 gene encoding ribosome biogenesis protein WDR12 homolog, whose protein sequence is MDADGNTEEPSRLVLVRFKTDLGHPYKVTESSISIPANLTRFGLSTVVNNLIKSGNPDWESEPFDFLIKNELVRMSLEKFLLAKNISAERILEIEYIRAVVPRKEEEPSLHNDWVSAVDGSSPRFFLTGCYDGLGRVWKAAGACTHVLEGHSEPVTSVSIINPKGGESVTVATASKDRTLRLWKFNAEETRKNPLKIRAFKILRGHTAAVQSVAAQTSGNMVCSGSWDSTINLWQTNEPDSEGDTVSTKKRKKTGQEKESQWEGEAVSSLIGHTQCVSTVKWPEPKTIYSASWDHSIKEWNVERGTATSTIYHDKVLNCIDIGGEGSALIAAGGSDPIVRVWDPRKPGTSASIKTFSSHTSWVTACKWHEKSPFHLVSASYDGKVMLWDTRTAWPLFVFDSHKDKALCADWWKGDTVLSGGADSKLCMTSGVSVL, encoded by the exons ATGGACGCCGACGGAAATACCGAAGAGCCGTCGCGGCTGGTCCTCGTCCGCTTCAAAACGGACCTCGGCCACCCCTACAAAGTTACAGAATCCTCCATTTCCATCCCCGCCAATCTCACCCGCTTCGGCCTCTCCACCGTTGTCAACAACCTCATCAAATCAG GAAACCCCGATTGGGAATCGGAGCCTTTCGATTTTCTTATCAAGAATGAGCTGGTTCGGATGTCGCTCGAAAAGTTccttcttgccaagaacatttCTGCG GAGAGGATATTGGAAATCGAATATATACGGGCTGTGGTCCCACGCAAAGAAGAAGAACCTTCTTTACATAATGACTGGGTCAGTGCAGTTGATGGTTCTAGTCCCAG GTTCTTTTTGACAGGCTGCTATGATGGTTTGGGAAG GGTATGGAAAGCTGCCGGAGCATGTACACATGTTCTGGAAGGACACAGTGAACCTGTTACTTCAGTTAGTATAATCAATCCAAAAG GTGGAGAAAGTGTTACCGTAGCTACTGCTTCGAAAGATCGGACACTGAGACTGTGGAAG TTCAATGCAGAAGAGACCCGAAAAAATCCTTTGAAGATAAGAGCATTCAAAATTTTACGTGGACATACAGCAGCTGTTCAAAGTGTTGCTGCTCAGACCTCTGGAAACATG GTCTGTTCAGGCTCTTGGGATTCTACTATCAATTTATGGCAGACAAATGAGCCTGATTCAGAAGGTGATACTGTGTCAacgaagaagagaaaaaagacTGGTCAAGAAAAGGAATCGCAGTGGGAG GGGGAGGCTGTTTCTTCTCTAATAGGCCATACACAATGCGTATCTACTGTGAAGTGGCCAGAGCCTAAAACAATTTATTCTGCATCGTGGGACCATTCCATTAAAGAGTGGAATGTCGAGAGAGGCACAGCCACGTCGACAATA TATCATGATAAAGTACTCAACTGCATTGATATTGGAGGTGAAGGTTCTGCTTTGATTGCTGCTGGTGGTTCTGACCCCATTGTTAGGGTATGGGATCCTCGTAAACCAG GAACTTCTGCTTCTATCAAAACTTTCTCATCTCACACTTCCTGGGTTACGGCATGCAAGTGGCATGAGAAGTCTCCATTTCATTTAGTCTCTGCATCTTATGACGGAAAAGTTATGCTGTGGGATACGAGAACTGCT TGGCCCTTGTTTGTCTTTGATTCACACAAGGACAAG GCGCTATGCGCTGACTGGTGGAAAGGTGATACTGTGCTTAGTGGTGGTGCAGATTCCAAGCTTTGCATGACTTCCGGGGTTTCTGTGCTGTGA
- the LOC126582029 gene encoding uncharacterized protein LOC126582029 isoform X2, whose translation MSSHFQWKAKPVAKITGRIRMVVLMWGAAPPSRPPLGKKGGSLRGLISRAVVSNAKGAGTNNGFPSFLPKEVDKIKDPYARTLARRMERLPVPIGSSESCIMSSCVRPLKQSEINPVVLLHCFDSSCLEWRCAYPLLEEAGLEAWAVDVLGWGFSDLERRPPCSAASKRDHLYQFWKSYIRRPMILVGPSLGGSVAIDFAYHHPVAVEKLVLINASVYAEGTGDMAKLPKAVAYAGVSLLKSTPLRFYANMLAFNGISLATTFDWTNVGRLHCLQPWWKDATISFMTSGGYNVISQIKQVKQKVLVICSEQDKIISYKQILRLRCELPFAIMRLLLDTGHLPHVENPASVAKLIAEFAQNDRC comes from the exons ATGTCCTCTCACTTCCAGTGGAAAGCAAAACCAGTTGCAAAGATCACAGGAAGAATCAGAATGGTAGTGCTAATGTGGGGTGCTGCGCCACCGTCGCGGCCGCCTCTGGGTAAGAAAGGTGGAAGCTTGAGGGGTCTGATCAGCAGGGCTGTGGTGAGTAATGCGAAGGGTGCAGGTACAAACAATGGGTTCCCATCGTTTCTTCCAAAGGAGGTTGACAAAATTAAGGACCCGTACGCCAGAACGTTGGCTCGGAGGATGGAGAGGCTCCCTGTGCCG ATAGGGTCGTCCGAAAGTTGTATTATGAGTAGTTGTGTAAGGCCTTTAAAACAAAGTGAGATCAATCCGGTGGTTCTCCTCCATTGCTTTGACAG TTCTTGTTTAGAATGGAGGTGCGCGTATCCCCTGCTCGAAGAGGCTGGGTTGGAGGCTTGGGCTGTTGATGTTCTTGGATGGGGCTTCTCTGATTTAG AAAGGCGTCCACCATGCAGTGCGGCATCCAAGCGTGATCACCTCTATCAG TTTTGGAAGTCATACATCAGAAGACCGATGATATTAGTTGGACCAAGCCTCGGTGGTTCTGTTGCAATTGACTTTGCATACCACCATCCAGTAGCT GTCGAAAAGCTGGTTTTAATCAATGCAAGCGTCTATGCAGAAGGCACCGGAGACATGGCAAAGTTACCGAAAGCTGTAGCCTATGCTGGG GTTTCTTTATTGAAGAGCACCCCTCTACGCTTCTATGCAAATATGCTGGCCTTTAACGGCATTTCATTAGCTACAACCTTTGATTGGACTAAT GTCGGGCGCTTACACTGTCTGCAGCCTTGGTGGAAAGATGCCACAATCAGTTTTATGACTAGTGGGGGCTATAACGTTATTTCCCAAATAAAACAG GTGAAGCAGAAAGTGCTTGTGATTTGCAGCGAGCAGGATAAAATTATCAGCTACAAACAAATACTG AGGTTACGCTGTGAGCTTCCGTTTGCAATCATGCGGCTATTACTAGATACTGGTCATCTCCCTCACGTCGAGAATCCCGCCTCTGTTGCGAAATTAATTGCAGAGTTTGCTCAGAACGATCGTTGctga
- the LOC126582029 gene encoding uncharacterized protein LOC126582029 isoform X1, with translation MSSHFQWKAKPVAKITGRIRMVVLMWGAAPPSRPPLGKKGGSLRGLISRAVVSNAKGAGTNNGFPSFLPKEVDKIKDPYARTLARRMERLPVPIGSSESCIMSSCVRPLKQSEINPVVLLHCFDSSCLEWRCAYPLLEEAGLEAWAVDVLGWGFSDLERRPPCSAASKRDHLYQFWKSYIRRPMILVGPSLGGSVAIDFAYHHPVAVEKLVLINASVYAEGTGDMAKLPKAVAYAGVSLLKSTPLRFYANMLAFNGISLATTFDWTNVGRLHCLQPWWKDATISFMTSGGYNVISQIKQVKQKVLVICSEQDKIISYKQILRLRCELPFAIMRLIPDTGHLPHVENPASVSKLIAEFARNDRC, from the exons ATGTCCTCTCACTTCCAGTGGAAAGCAAAACCAGTTGCAAAGATCACAGGAAGAATCAGAATGGTAGTGCTAATGTGGGGTGCTGCGCCACCGTCGCGGCCGCCTCTGGGTAAGAAAGGTGGAAGCTTGAGGGGTCTGATCAGCAGGGCTGTGGTGAGTAATGCGAAGGGTGCAGGTACAAACAATGGGTTCCCATCGTTTCTTCCAAAGGAGGTTGACAAAATTAAGGACCCGTACGCCAGAACGTTGGCTCGGAGGATGGAGAGGCTCCCTGTGCCG ATAGGGTCGTCCGAAAGTTGTATTATGAGTAGTTGTGTAAGGCCTTTAAAACAAAGTGAGATCAATCCGGTGGTTCTCCTCCATTGCTTTGACAG TTCTTGTTTAGAATGGAGGTGCGCGTATCCCCTGCTCGAAGAGGCTGGGTTGGAGGCTTGGGCTGTTGATGTTCTTGGATGGGGCTTCTCTGATTTAG AAAGGCGTCCACCATGCAGTGCGGCATCCAAGCGTGATCACCTCTATCAG TTTTGGAAGTCATACATCAGAAGACCGATGATATTAGTTGGACCAAGCCTCGGTGGTTCTGTTGCAATTGACTTTGCATACCACCATCCAGTAGCT GTCGAAAAGCTGGTTTTAATCAATGCAAGCGTCTATGCAGAAGGCACCGGAGACATGGCAAAGTTACCGAAAGCTGTAGCCTATGCTGGG GTTTCTTTATTGAAGAGCACCCCTCTACGCTTCTATGCAAATATGCTGGCCTTTAACGGCATTTCATTAGCTACAACCTTTGATTGGACTAAT GTCGGGCGCTTACACTGTCTGCAGCCTTGGTGGAAAGATGCCACAATCAGTTTTATGACTAGTGGGGGCTATAACGTTATTTCCCAAATAAAACAG GTGAAGCAGAAAGTGCTTGTGATTTGCAGCGAGCAGGATAAAATTATCAGCTACAAACAAATACTG AGGTTACGCTGTGAGCTTCCGTTTGCAATCATGCGGCTAATACCAGATACCGGTCATCTCCCTCACGTCGAGAATCCCGCCTCCGTTTCAAAACTAATTGCAGAGTTTGCTCGGAACGATCGTTGCTGA